In Sinobacterium caligoides, the sequence AATCGTCACCAACAATAAACGGTCAGCGGCGTTATCCTCTGCTATCAAGAGGGAAAAATCTTTATTGTCTATTTTATCCTGCGAGTCAGACATAAAGTCGGGGCAGCTCATTCTATCGCGCCAATCACTAACGGCACTCGCCCACAACAAAACCAACTCCCATCAACTGAAACACACATTGCTACTGAATGGTAAAGAGTTGTTCGAAGTTTGATATCACCAAAATCTTTTTCACATCTTCATTACAGTTGACTATTTTTATCGTCGCTGTATCCCCGCCTGCATGATCTCGCAACAGCAACAACATACCCAGCGCAGAACTATCGAGGTAAGTCGTCTCGGTCATATCGACCTCATACTCCTGCGGCGTAAAGTCAACGTCTTCGTATGCTCTTCTAAAGTCTTGGTGAGCACTAAAGTCGAAGCGACCCTGTATATTGATACGGAGAGCCTTGTTGTCTCCCTCCGGTGTTGATGAAATACTCATAAATGCACTCCGTCGCAATGATTTAACACAGCCTTGAACTTACCCTATAACAATTGTCGGCAGACATAATCTTTCACGTACGGCCTCGGCTTAGCTCACACTGTCACACGAACATAGACCACAGTGAACCGACGGCTCACCGCAATCAAAGGTAATCTTAGGATAGACCAGAAACTACCTATTCACAGACGTTTTAACTCATCGAGGACTTCCTCCCGCCTAGCGACGAGAGTCGACGAAAAAACGGCGCAAGCGCCCCATTGCGACACCAGCATCCTCCAGCACCATGTACATTGCCGGCACCAACAGCAGACAGATAACAGTGGAAAACAAAATACCGTAACCGAGCGATATAGCCATGGGTATCAAAAACTTAGCCTGCCTAGAAGTCTCGAAAATCATTGGCGCCAAGCCACCAAAGGTCGTCAGCGTTGTGAGCACGATAGGTCTGAATCGACGCACCCCCGCCAAACTGATCGCCTGCAACGCCTCAGCGCCTTTAGCACGCTGCTTATTGGCATAATCAAGCATAACAAGGGTATCGTTCACCACCACCCCCGACAGTGCCAGAATGCCCAAGATACTGATCATACTCATACCGAAGCCCATCAGCTTATGACCAATAATCGCACCAATAACACCAAAAGGGATGGCCAGCATGACTAATAGTGGCTGGCTGTAGCTACCAAATGGAATCGCTAACATCACGTAAAGCACCCCAAGAGTAAGCAGGCTCGATACCATCAAGCTGGAGGCACTCTCTTGCGTATCTTGTTGTTTACCTCGGTAACTGATCATAAGCGCAGGGAATTGCTCCTGCAGCCCCTGTAAAACACCGCTATTGAGACTAACCAACACCGCCGACGTATTTTCAATCGGCTCGACATTAGCGGTAACATTAATAGTGCGACGCCCCCCACGTCGTGTGATATCAGTGTATGCGTGACCGAAATGAATCTTCGCCACCGAATTCAACGGCACAAAATCCCCATCCGGCGTGACAATCTGCAACTGCTCAAGGTCATAGATCGACAACCGATCCTGCTCTTTTAGCCGCACCTTTACCTTAACCTCATGGCGACCACGCTGCTGTCTCAACGCCTCCGAACCATAGAAAGCAGAACGTAACTGACCTGCAACATCCGCATTGGTGAGCCCCAGCGCCTCACCCCGCGCCAGCAACTCAACATCGAGCTGCGGCTTACCTTGACTGTAGCCATCGGTGATATCACTCACCCCTGCGATAGTGCCGAGACTCGCCGCCAACTCACTACTGGCCTGTTGTAACACCGCATCATCACGATGAGACAACTCGATAGTCAGAGCCGCCCCGCGCCCCGGCCCACCACGATCACTCTCAAACTTCAGCGAATCAACCCCCGCCAAGTCGCCGGTCAGCTCTCGCCAACGCTTAACGACCTGCCCCGTCGATACCGGGCGGACCCCTTCTCCATTGAGTTGCAGGACCACCTCAACCTGGTTGGCCTTTATCTCGCCTCTTACACCGCGAATCAGCTGCTCTCGACCGTACTCGTCGATCATTTTATTAGCACTCGCAATCAGCGAGTCACGCACCTCGATAGCTGACGACATGGGACTGCCTACCGGCAATACTGCCGTTACTGCGGCCCGATCCGACTCTACACGCGGCATCAAGGTAAAACCCATGCGACCACTCATGGCATAGGCCATCACCACCACAAAGACAAAAACT encodes:
- a CDS encoding STAS domain-containing protein; the protein is MSISSTPEGDNKALRINIQGRFDFSAHQDFRRAYEDVDFTPQEYEVDMTETTYLDSSALGMLLLLRDHAGGDTATIKIVNCNEDVKKILVISNFEQLFTIQ